From the Zymomonas mobilis subsp. pomaceae ATCC 29192 genome, the window CATTGATAAGATGGACTTCCTGACTTTTCAGAACAGGTATCCGCGCTTCGAAATTATGATACTGGCCGAGGGCATCGGCTACATCTAATTTGGTAACTGTGCCTTGTTGAAAACGAAGTTTCGTAAGGGCAACGCTATGACGAGCAATATCAAGATTTTGTTCAACGATAGCAAGTTGAGCTTGGATTCCACGTAATTCAATGTAATTACGGGCTGTCTCCGCCATCAGCGAGACTAAGACATCTCGTCGCATATCTTCAGTTACTCGCATAGCCGCATTTGCGGCTTCAACCTGCCGGCGAACGTGTCCCCAAAAATCAACTTCCCATGAGGCATTCAGACCATATTGCGGAAGATTGAATGCAGAAGAACCTGTTGAACCCGGCATACGGGTTGGGCCGAAACCTTGTGCCCCACTAGCAATTGTGTCCGTCCCTTGATTTTCCATAGTTCCCAGTAATCCGAGTACACCGTTCGGGCTGGCGCGTTCTCGTGCATAAGAGGCATTAGCCTCTGAATGTGGGAATTGGGCAGAACCAGCGATGCGACGCTCCGCTATACTCTCTGCAAAACGATAGGCAGCTGCTCGTAAATCAAGGTTGGATTCTGTTACCTGCTGTTCCAATGCGGTTAACATCGGGTCATTGTAGATTGTCCACCATTGAGGATTTATTTGTGCCTGTTGTGGGGGCTACTAGCCGCCGGGGTAAGGCTTTCGTGCCATGTATTAGAAGAAGATATAACCGGTTTATGATAATCAGGGCCAACCGTGCAACTTGCTATAGCCAAAAAACAGAAATAGTTGGGTAAAAAACCAAGTAGCCGCGTAAAATATGTTTTTTTAGTGCCATGCATAGCGAATATCCTTTGCATGGGGGCCATCCGCTTCACTTCCTGTATTAATAGCGACTTCTACCGACATCCCGACACGGACTCGTGACGCCATCGGTTGATGAGGATCAAAAACAATTTTGACCGGAATACGCTGGACAACCTTTGTAAAGTTACCCGTCGCATTATCAGGTTGAATCGGTGCAAAAGCGACACCTGTGGCGGGCGCTAAACTATCGACATGAGCGCGGAGCGGATGTCCCGGAAAAGTATCAATCCATACGGTCGCTGACTGACCTGTTTTGACACGCGTTAACTGAGTCTCCTGAAAATTAGCCAAAACATAGGATAATTGGGTCGGTACTACGGCTAGTAAAGCGGTTCCTTGATGAACATAGGCACCAACACGGACACCGCGTTCTCCGATAATACCTTCAACAGGGGCTGGAATAGTACAATAAGATAAGTTGAGTTCAGCCTGCTGTTGCTCTCCTTGAGCACGGCGTAAATTACCTTGTGCGCGTTGAAGTTGGGCTTTCAGAACAGCTATTTGCTGAAAGGCAGCATTGGCATTGGCCTGATCGCGGGTTTCATTCGCTAGGGTTTCGCGTTCTTGCGCCTCTGCTCTTTGACGCTGTTCAATCGTCCCCGCGCCGCCGATTGAAAGGTTACGGTAACGCGCTTCATTTTGTTTAGCGAAGCGTAGTGCTGCCCTATCGCCTTCTATAACGGCGCGCGCGCTAGCAATAACGGCATCTTGCCTATTAAGTTCGGCTTCAAGATGAGCAATATCACCTTTAGCGGTAGTGACATTACCTCGGGCGATTTCCAAGGCAGCTCTGTAATCCGCATCTTCAATATGAGCTAATACTTCACCTTTTGGGACATGCTCGTTATCTTCGGCC encodes:
- a CDS encoding HlyD family secretion protein — its product is MPYKKPVLTASCAVILLVGLAWSGYRLVSGDGIHQYTNDAYVTADFTIVAPKVSGRIDQVLAEDNEHVPKGEVLAHIEDADYRAALEIARGNVTTAKGDIAHLEAELNRQDAVIASARAVIEGDRAALRFAKQNEARYRNLSIGGAGTIEQRQRAEAQERETLANETRDQANANAAFQQIAVLKAQLQRAQGNLRRAQGEQQQAELNLSYCTIPAPVEGIIGERGVRVGAYVHQGTALLAVVPTQLSYVLANFQETQLTRVKTGQSATVWIDTFPGHPLRAHVDSLAPATGVAFAPIQPDNATGNFTKVVQRIPVKIVFDPHQPMASRVRVGMSVEVAINTGSEADGPHAKDIRYAWH